Proteins found in one Triticum urartu cultivar G1812 chromosome 4, Tu2.1, whole genome shotgun sequence genomic segment:
- the LOC125550210 gene encoding WAS/WASL-interacting protein family member 3-like codes for MFGNPLAPSLRLPLSIPTPPKKRSVTNPEHHQTPDAEAGGGPARRSAPFHARRRRPPLMPSPPKDRPAGRLGRLISALRPARAGPLPVQTGFPTSLADLFVKNHGRLKKQGPSSGRRKRRGAPPLPSSEPSPPPPSPPPPPAAVCPPSAQPRPDLPRAEPVRRPGGGAAGLGLGFLALLGVASLALLVIWSRKVVAAVTVAAFSLFLLESVRASSLRRRPRPPAPTAELDIDDGRGYVSPIRELEGEPEPLGSSFSDSGRGISASILGIDERSEAGEDSCVWEPKPRKRSPWRKLIPRKLQRGRKIGKESGSLSSSFRSSSFRSEVSVADSTLGDNAGATDPLDSRRGRRSQANAKAEAAAIGSRDSSGPLRLGMLDGIKSRDSSGPLRGMGNGADAATKSPDSSGPLRDTGNGGARAPMGIAGADGVGGGGGRFPLVAVTVVVLVGLAAGRVPAVALTVLWSALVGWLQRLRRDGDGCTHVGTSRSLPGLMQVN; via the coding sequence ATGTTTGGGAACCCACTCGCTCCCTCCCTCCGTCTTCCTCTTTCTATTCCCACTCCCCCCAAAAAAAGGTCCGTCACCAACCCAGAGCACCACCAAACGCCGGACGCGGAGGCAGGCGGAGGCCCGGCGCGCCGGTCGGCCCCCTTCCATGCTCGCCGGCGCCGGCCGCCGCTGATGCCAAGCCCGCCCAAGGACCGCCCCGCCGGCCGCCTCGGCCGCCTCATCTCCGCGCTCCGCCCCGCGCGCGCCGGCCCCCTCCCCGTCCAGACCGGCTTCCCCACCTCCCTCGCCGACCTCTTCGTCAAGAACCATGGCCGCCTCAAGAAGCAGGGCCCCTCCTCCGGCAGGCGCAAGAGGCGCGGCGCCCCCCCTTTGCCTTCCTCCGAGCCCTCTCCCCCGCCTCCCTCTCCTCCACCCCCGCCGGCCGCCGTCTGCCCGCCGTCGGCCCAGCCAAGGCCCGACCTTCCGCGGGCGGAGCCCGTCCGCCGCCCCGGAGGCGGGGCCGCCGGCCTCGGATTGGGGTTCCTCGCGCTCCTCGGCGTGGCGTCCCTCGCCCTCCTCGTGATCTGGAGCAGGAAGGTGGTTGCGGCCGTCACCGTCGCCGCCTTCTCGCTCTTCCTGCTGGAATCCGTCAGGGCGTCCTCGCTTCGCCGGCGGCCCCGGCCCCCGGCGCCCACCGCGGAGCTGGATATCGACGACGGCCGCGGCTACGTCTCGCCGATCCGGGAGCTGGAGGGGGAGCCGGAGCCGCTGGGATCGAGCTTCTCCGACTCCGGCAGGGGGATCAGCGCCTCCATCCTCGGCATTGACGAGAGGAGCGAGGCCGGCGAGGATTCGTGCGTCTGGGAGCCGAAGCCGAGGAAGAGGTCGCCTTGGAGGAAGCTGATCCCCAGGAAATTGCAGAGAGGCCGGAAGATTGGCAAGGAGTCCGGCTCCCTGTCAAGTTCTTTCCGGTCAAGCTCTTTCCGCAGCGAGGTCAGCGTAGCGGACTCCACGCTCGGCGACAATGCCGGGGCGACGGATCCCCTGGACTCTCGCCGCGGCAGACGCAGCCAAGCGAACGCCAAGGCGGAGGCCGCTGCCATCGGATCGCGGGACTCATCGGGCCCTCTCCGCCTTGGCATGCTTGACGGCATCAAATCGCGCGACTCATCGGGCCCTCTCCGCGGCATGGGTAACGGCGCGGACGCCGCCACCAAATCGCCGGATTCGTCGGGTCCTCTCCGCGACACGGGCAACGGCGGTGCGCGTGCGCCGATGGGAATCGCCGGGGCGGACGGCGtagggggagggggaggccggTTCCCCTTGGTAGCTGTGACCGTGGTCGTCCTCGTCGGCCTGGCCGCCGGGAGGGTCCCGGCCGTGGCGCTCACCGTGCTTTGGTCCGCGCTGGTTGGCTGGCTTCAGAGATTGCGGCGGGACGGCGATGGATGTACGCACGTAGGAACCTCCCGATCCCTCCCAGGATTGATGCAAGTAAATTAG